In Novipirellula galeiformis, one DNA window encodes the following:
- a CDS encoding Na(+)-translocating NADH-quinone reductase subunit C, with amino-acid sequence MQQRDSVFYTVGVAAVLCVVCSLAVSFAAVKLRPLQEENKRLDRQRNILDAAGLSMGEFGKQASELSREQVADLYSRVSEKLVDLETGDYNTDLDIEAYDPREAVDKADQSIKIENPQYDLGEQRREKVAKVYFVRNPGEEKIRQVVLPVYGKGLWSTLYGYLALKNDLQTIQGVTFYEHGETPGLGGEVDNPSWKAQWPGQQLFDENGVPMAEVYKGPAPDGNPYAVDGLSGATITSRGVTNLIRYWASDEGYGHFLEKLKSELGNQDSPQATPSEAAKPQKAVTKAVEPKAAAAEEKKPEPEMKEEPKPEPKPEPKPEPKPEPKPEPKPEPKPESKPESKPESKPESKPEPKPEPKPEPKPEPKPESKPESKPESKPESKPESKPESKAEAKPEMKEEPKKAEAEKPQPKTDDKPKAEEKPKSEDKPKADDKPEADDKPKAEEKPEAEDKPEASDEPSPEPSVGEPKEGDE; translated from the coding sequence ATGCAACAACGTGATTCAGTTTTCTACACCGTCGGCGTTGCCGCGGTCCTATGTGTCGTCTGTTCGTTGGCCGTCAGCTTTGCTGCGGTCAAGCTACGACCGTTGCAAGAAGAGAATAAGCGGCTCGATCGCCAGCGAAACATTCTCGATGCAGCCGGTCTGTCGATGGGCGAGTTCGGTAAACAGGCTAGCGAGTTGTCTCGCGAACAGGTTGCCGATCTGTACAGTCGCGTGAGCGAAAAGCTGGTCGATCTCGAAACCGGCGATTACAACACCGACTTAGATATCGAAGCGTACGATCCTCGCGAAGCGGTTGATAAGGCCGACCAGAGCATCAAGATCGAAAACCCCCAATACGACCTTGGGGAGCAACGTCGCGAAAAAGTTGCCAAGGTTTACTTCGTCCGCAACCCAGGCGAAGAAAAGATTCGACAAGTCGTGTTGCCAGTCTACGGCAAAGGATTGTGGTCGACCCTTTATGGATACTTGGCACTCAAAAACGATTTGCAAACCATTCAAGGAGTGACCTTCTACGAGCACGGTGAAACCCCCGGTCTCGGTGGTGAGGTCGACAACCCCAGCTGGAAAGCACAATGGCCTGGGCAACAGCTGTTTGATGAGAACGGCGTCCCCATGGCAGAGGTTTACAAAGGCCCCGCGCCCGACGGTAATCCCTACGCGGTCGATGGACTCTCCGGAGCAACCATCACCAGTCGTGGCGTCACCAACCTGATCCGTTACTGGGCCAGCGACGAAGGCTACGGCCACTTCCTGGAAAAACTAAAGAGCGAACTTGGCAATCAAGATTCCCCCCAAGCTACCCCCAGCGAAGCAGCCAAACCTCAGAAAGCGGTAACCAAGGCTGTAGAGCCCAAAGCTGCCGCAGCCGAAGAGAAGAAGCCCGAGCCAGAGATGAAGGAAGAGCCAAAGCCCGAGCCAAAGCCTGAGCCAAAGCCTGAGCCAAAGCCTGAGCCAAAGCCCGAGCCAAAGCCCGAGCCAAAGCCTGAGTCAAAGCCCGAGTCAAAGCCCGAGTCAAAGCCCGAGTCAAAGCCTGAGCCAAAGCCTGAGCCAAAGCCTGAGCCAAAGCCTGAGCCAAAGCCCGAGTCAAAGCCCGAGTCAAAGCCCGAGTCAAAGCCCGAGTCAAAGCCCGAGTCAAAGCCTGAGTCAAAGGCGGAAGCGAAGCCCGAGATGAAGGAAGAGCCGAAGAAGGCAGAGGCCGAGAAGCCTCAACCCAAAACGGACGACAAACCGAAGGCTGAAGAGAAGCCTAAGTCCGAAGACAAGCCCAAGGCCGATGATAAACCTGAGGCTGACGACAAACCGAAGGCTGAAGAGAAGCCTGAGGCCGAAGACAAGCCCGAGGCGAGTGATGAACCAAGCCCGGAACCTAGCGTTGGCGAACCCAAAGAGGGAGACGAATAA
- the typA gene encoding translational GTPase TypA — protein sequence MPAFHQRTKINPLRRNDIRNVVIIAHVDHGKTTLVDCLLQQCGQYRESEAKVDRVLDSNDIERERGITILSKNITVNYRGVKINLIDTPGHADFGGEVERVVKMADGALVLVDSAEGPMPQTRFVLEKALQAGVRPIVVVNKVDRPDGRPHEALDEALELLAELGGEEQLDDASYVFASSREGFATPDPDTPSTDMRPLLDLLVDSLPGPEVEPEAPLQMMVTTLDWSEYVGRIAVGRITAGTLKAGQTVDLHQKTGISKQKVGGLFVFEKLGRMAAESVEAGDIVAVEGIGDVEIGDTISAVDANNAMPRLTVDEPTLEMVFSVNSSPMVGREGKYVTTRQLKSRLEKELERNVALRVEMVEGAEAYAVKGRGVLHLAVLIETMRREGFELSVGKPRVIFKEINGKKHEPFETLRVEVPTESMGPVMELVGNRRGTLEELEQRGEYSLLRFLIPSRGLIGLRTRLLNATRGTAIIHHRFESYRPIEGELPRRANGVLVSMTSGKTMPHAMFLLQDRSELIVPAGIEVYEGMIVGENARENDMIVNPCREKKLTNVRASGSDDNVILKPSRTLSLEAALEYIEEDELVEVTPENIRLRKILLTESARRRQGRSA from the coding sequence CTGCCCGCTTTTCACCAACGTACGAAGATCAATCCTTTGCGCCGAAACGACATCCGCAACGTAGTCATTATTGCCCACGTTGACCATGGAAAAACAACTCTAGTTGATTGCCTCTTGCAGCAATGTGGTCAGTACCGCGAAAGCGAAGCAAAGGTGGATCGCGTCCTCGATTCGAACGATATCGAGCGAGAGCGGGGGATCACCATTCTCTCGAAGAACATCACGGTGAACTACCGTGGAGTCAAAATCAATTTGATTGACACGCCTGGTCACGCGGACTTTGGTGGCGAAGTCGAGCGGGTTGTGAAGATGGCCGATGGTGCGTTGGTGTTGGTCGACTCGGCCGAGGGCCCGATGCCGCAAACACGCTTCGTTCTGGAAAAAGCCTTGCAGGCCGGCGTACGACCGATCGTGGTGGTCAACAAGGTCGACCGCCCCGATGGCCGTCCCCACGAGGCGCTCGATGAGGCGCTTGAACTGCTTGCTGAGCTTGGGGGAGAGGAGCAGCTCGATGATGCCTCCTACGTGTTCGCCAGCTCGCGTGAGGGCTTTGCGACGCCGGATCCCGATACGCCGTCCACCGACATGCGTCCGCTGTTGGATTTGTTGGTCGATTCGTTGCCAGGGCCTGAAGTCGAACCCGAGGCGCCGCTGCAGATGATGGTGACGACGCTCGATTGGAGCGAGTATGTGGGGCGGATCGCGGTAGGACGCATTACCGCTGGCACACTGAAGGCTGGTCAAACGGTCGATCTGCATCAAAAAACAGGGATCTCGAAACAGAAAGTCGGAGGGCTTTTCGTGTTTGAGAAGCTCGGCCGTATGGCCGCCGAATCGGTCGAGGCGGGAGACATCGTTGCTGTTGAAGGAATCGGCGATGTGGAGATCGGTGATACGATCTCGGCCGTCGATGCGAACAATGCGATGCCTCGCTTGACCGTCGACGAACCGACGCTGGAAATGGTGTTCTCGGTGAACTCGTCCCCGATGGTGGGCCGTGAAGGAAAGTACGTTACCACGCGACAATTGAAGAGCCGACTCGAAAAAGAGCTCGAACGCAACGTGGCCTTGCGAGTGGAGATGGTGGAAGGCGCCGAGGCGTATGCCGTTAAAGGTCGCGGCGTTTTGCACTTGGCCGTCTTGATCGAAACGATGCGACGCGAAGGCTTTGAACTGAGCGTGGGCAAACCACGCGTGATCTTCAAAGAAATCAACGGCAAAAAGCATGAGCCGTTTGAAACATTGCGTGTGGAAGTGCCCACCGAATCGATGGGCCCCGTGATGGAGCTGGTGGGCAATCGTCGCGGCACGCTCGAAGAGCTTGAGCAGCGGGGCGAATACAGTTTGCTGCGATTTTTGATCCCATCGCGTGGTTTGATCGGGTTGCGCACCCGATTGCTCAATGCCACGCGTGGCACCGCGATCATTCACCATCGTTTTGAAAGCTATCGCCCGATCGAGGGGGAGCTTCCACGACGTGCCAACGGGGTTTTGGTCTCGATGACGAGTGGCAAAACGATGCCACACGCAATGTTCCTGCTGCAAGATCGTAGCGAATTGATCGTGCCGGCTGGGATTGAAGTTTACGAAGGCATGATCGTTGGCGAGAACGCGCGAGAGAACGACATGATCGTCAATCCATGCCGCGAGAAGAAATTGACGAACGTTCGCGCCTCCGGTAGCGACGACAACGTTATCTTGAAACCGTCCCGAACGCTGTCGCTCGAAGCGGCACTCGAATACATCGAGGAAGACGAGCTCGTCGAAGTCACGCCCGAGAACATTCGCTTGCGAAAGATCTTGCTGACCGAATCGGCTCGACGTCGCCAAGGCCGCAGCGCCTAA
- a CDS encoding Na(+)-translocating NADH-quinone reductase subunit A, with amino-acid sequence MTTIKQGLDLPITGVPEQHIEVAKHVRHVALLGDDYVGMKPTMLVGEGDIVRQGQPVFEDKKTPGVIYVAPASGKVTQLNRGAKRKFESLVIEVDGDERVEYEGVRGSDPASLGRDRVEAHLLESGLWTALRTRPFGKVPVPGTKPSSIFVQAIDTNPLAADPVVAIASRKEQFSLGLVALKQLTDGKVFVCKGEGAEIPGSSTNGVQVESFAGPHPAGLVGTHIHFLDPVGPTKTVWYINYQDVCAIGSLWQTGTLDVRRVISLAGPLVKQPRLIETRLGADVAELSAGELVDDVTPRVVSGSVLNGRTATGTHGYLGRYHNQISVLAEGNQREFLGWQGPGLDKFSVTRVYASAAMPGKKFAMTTTTHGSERAMVPLGTYEQVMPLDILPTQLLRSLIYRDTDEAQQLGALELEEEDLALCTFVCPGKYEYSSLLRESLATIEREG; translated from the coding sequence ATGACAACGATCAAACAAGGTTTGGATCTGCCCATCACGGGCGTTCCTGAGCAACACATCGAAGTTGCCAAACACGTCCGTCACGTTGCACTCCTCGGCGACGACTATGTTGGCATGAAGCCCACGATGTTGGTCGGCGAGGGCGACATCGTTCGCCAAGGCCAACCGGTGTTCGAAGACAAAAAGACACCGGGCGTCATCTATGTCGCTCCGGCCTCGGGTAAAGTGACCCAGCTCAACCGCGGTGCCAAACGCAAGTTCGAGTCGCTGGTGATCGAAGTCGACGGAGACGAGCGAGTCGAGTACGAGGGCGTTCGCGGATCCGACCCAGCATCGCTCGGTCGCGATCGTGTCGAAGCGCATTTGCTCGAGAGTGGTTTGTGGACCGCGCTCCGCACCCGCCCGTTTGGCAAGGTGCCTGTTCCCGGTACCAAACCGAGTTCGATTTTCGTTCAAGCGATTGATACCAATCCGCTAGCGGCTGATCCCGTTGTCGCAATCGCGAGTCGCAAAGAGCAGTTTTCGCTGGGCTTGGTTGCGTTGAAGCAATTGACCGACGGAAAAGTGTTTGTTTGCAAGGGCGAGGGCGCCGAGATTCCTGGCTCCTCGACCAACGGGGTTCAGGTGGAAAGCTTCGCAGGACCGCACCCCGCTGGGCTAGTCGGCACCCACATCCACTTTCTCGACCCCGTCGGGCCGACCAAGACGGTGTGGTACATCAATTACCAAGACGTCTGTGCCATCGGTTCGCTCTGGCAAACCGGCACGTTGGACGTTCGCCGCGTGATCTCGTTGGCTGGACCGCTGGTCAAGCAACCTCGATTGATCGAGACCCGCTTGGGTGCCGACGTCGCTGAATTATCCGCGGGCGAGCTCGTCGATGACGTGACACCCCGTGTGGTATCGGGTTCGGTGCTTAACGGCCGCACCGCCACAGGCACCCATGGGTACCTGGGACGCTACCACAATCAAATTTCGGTTTTGGCCGAAGGCAACCAGCGAGAGTTCCTGGGCTGGCAGGGCCCTGGACTCGACAAGTTTTCGGTCACCCGCGTCTATGCCTCGGCTGCGATGCCTGGCAAAAAGTTCGCCATGACCACCACCACTCATGGCAGCGAACGCGCCATGGTGCCATTGGGCACGTACGAGCAAGTGATGCCGCTAGATATTTTGCCAACTCAACTTTTGCGTTCGCTGATTTATCGCGACACCGATGAAGCTCAACAACTTGGTGCACTAGAGCTCGAGGAAGAAGATTTGGCGTTGTGCACCTTTGTTTGCCCCGGCAAATACGAATACAGCTCGCTTTTACGCGAAAGCTTGGCGACGATCGAGCGAGAAGGTTAA
- a CDS encoding NADH:ubiquinone reductase (Na(+)-transporting) subunit D: protein MASPKVKNVLFGPILDDNPIALQILGICSALAVTTKMETSVVMAIAVIAVTAFSNAAVSAIRHYIPGSIRIIVQMTVIASLVIVVDQLLKAYMFDISKQLSVFVGLIITNCIVMGRAEGFAMKNKPGISFIDGVGNGLGYGMVLLFVAFFRELFGSGSIFGYELMQLTRNGGWYNPNNLMLLPPSAFFLIGFLIWIIRAWKPEQIEEA from the coding sequence ATGGCATCCCCCAAAGTTAAAAACGTCCTTTTCGGACCGATCCTCGATGACAACCCGATCGCATTACAAATCCTGGGGATTTGTAGCGCCTTGGCAGTCACGACGAAGATGGAAACATCCGTCGTGATGGCGATCGCGGTCATCGCTGTGACCGCGTTCAGCAACGCCGCAGTCAGTGCAATCCGCCACTACATCCCCGGCAGCATCCGCATCATCGTTCAAATGACGGTGATCGCATCGCTGGTGATCGTGGTTGACCAGTTGCTCAAGGCATACATGTTTGACATCAGCAAGCAATTGTCGGTCTTCGTCGGTCTGATCATCACGAACTGTATCGTGATGGGACGTGCCGAAGGCTTTGCGATGAAGAATAAACCGGGCATCAGTTTTATCGACGGAGTCGGCAACGGACTCGGGTACGGCATGGTGCTGCTTTTCGTCGCTTTTTTCCGCGAGCTGTTTGGTAGTGGATCGATCTTCGGTTATGAGTTGATGCAATTGACTCGTAACGGCGGTTGGTACAACCCGAACAACTTGATGCTTTTACCGCCCAGTGCGTTTTTCTTGATTGGCTTTCTGATCTGGATCATCCGCGCCTGGAAGCCTGAACAAATCGAAGAGGCTTAA
- a CDS encoding NADH:ubiquinone reductase (Na(+)-transporting) subunit B yields MKALRDALDKVHPLFAKGGALEIAYPIYEALDTFLYTPGETAKGQTHVRDAIDLKRMMITVVMALVPVTLFGMWNVGYQANSAVQAMATAGIDHVGDWHYTIHHAIGFTNDPTSHADNFVLGAIHFLPIYIVCMFVGGHIEMVFSVLRGHEINEGFLVTGLLFPLTLPPTIPLWQVALGIAFGVIVAKEVFGGTGRNFLNVALTSRAFLYFAYAGEISGDKVWTAADGFSGATALGQMANATAAPNAEAGAAIANPAIASLSHIQYSWNEEGAITWMSAFLGTIQGCVGETSTLLCIVGAAMLIAAGIGSWKVMAGVLLGVIATASLLNGVATETNAMMAVPFYWHLVVGGLAFGLVYMATDPVSASMTDKGKWIYGGLIGFMTVLIRVINPAFPEGIMLAILFGNVFAPLIDYFVVQANVRRRLARYATT; encoded by the coding sequence ATGAAAGCACTTCGAGACGCGCTTGACAAAGTCCACCCCTTGTTTGCCAAGGGTGGAGCATTGGAGATTGCGTATCCCATTTACGAAGCGTTAGATACGTTTCTGTACACGCCTGGCGAAACCGCCAAGGGCCAAACCCACGTACGTGATGCCATCGACCTGAAACGGATGATGATCACGGTCGTGATGGCATTGGTCCCGGTGACGTTGTTCGGCATGTGGAATGTGGGTTACCAAGCAAACAGTGCCGTACAGGCGATGGCGACCGCAGGCATCGATCACGTCGGTGATTGGCACTATACGATCCATCACGCGATCGGTTTTACCAACGACCCGACGAGCCACGCAGACAATTTTGTCCTCGGTGCCATTCACTTTTTACCGATCTACATCGTTTGCATGTTTGTCGGTGGACACATCGAGATGGTGTTCAGCGTGCTACGCGGACACGAGATTAACGAGGGTTTCCTCGTCACCGGATTATTGTTTCCCCTCACGCTGCCCCCCACGATTCCGCTCTGGCAGGTAGCGTTAGGAATTGCCTTTGGCGTCATCGTGGCCAAGGAAGTGTTCGGGGGTACCGGACGAAACTTCTTAAACGTCGCTTTGACCAGTCGCGCATTCTTGTACTTTGCCTACGCCGGTGAAATCAGCGGCGACAAAGTCTGGACCGCCGCCGATGGATTCAGCGGCGCCACGGCGCTGGGGCAAATGGCCAACGCCACGGCGGCACCCAACGCCGAAGCCGGTGCAGCGATCGCGAATCCTGCGATCGCATCGCTAAGCCATATCCAATACAGCTGGAACGAAGAGGGGGCGATCACTTGGATGAGCGCATTCTTGGGTACCATTCAAGGCTGTGTCGGTGAAACGAGCACGCTACTGTGCATCGTCGGTGCGGCAATGCTCATCGCTGCGGGCATCGGTTCTTGGAAGGTGATGGCCGGGGTTCTTTTGGGAGTGATTGCAACCGCATCGCTACTCAACGGCGTGGCAACCGAAACCAACGCGATGATGGCAGTGCCTTTCTATTGGCATCTCGTCGTCGGAGGCTTGGCGTTCGGATTGGTCTACATGGCCACTGACCCCGTCAGTGCATCGATGACCGATAAAGGCAAGTGGATATACGGCGGATTGATTGGGTTCATGACCGTGTTAATCCGCGTGATTAACCCGGCATTCCCCGAAGGGATCATGCTGGCGATTTTGTTCGGCAACGTTTTTGCACCGTTGATCGATTACTTTGTAGTTCAAGCTAACGTCCGACGGAGGCTCGCACGCTATGCAACAACGTGA
- the radC gene encoding RadC family protein, with protein MSADRRTRLSQVVQPLTSLDEFSADQAKAVCEQAKPAYVTSTLKALVRGGILQQVIVNDQHRFRWCEPERFQPEKWIDQQIHGVQITETPVEERPRERLIRDGAASLSNGDLLAILIRVGIRNESAIVGGNRIGNRFAARLEKLPRCDRDELREITRTINRASYAQIMAGIELGRRVAAAEGDNRQDKIKITSTQSAIEYCTAEFARLATDAVQEEFHIVSLDTKHQPIRTHQITVGTLDASLVHPREVFRPAIRDAASAVLLVHNHPSGDPTPSREDIQVTERLTEAGKLLGITVLDHIIVASQRCLSIREAS; from the coding sequence ATGTCTGCCGATCGTCGCACCCGATTGTCGCAAGTGGTTCAGCCACTGACGTCACTCGATGAGTTTTCTGCGGATCAAGCCAAGGCTGTTTGCGAGCAAGCGAAGCCGGCCTATGTCACCTCGACACTCAAAGCGCTTGTCCGTGGAGGGATCCTTCAACAGGTTATCGTCAACGATCAGCATCGGTTTCGATGGTGTGAACCGGAACGGTTCCAACCGGAAAAGTGGATCGATCAACAGATCCATGGGGTGCAAATCACTGAAACGCCGGTCGAAGAACGGCCCCGTGAGCGATTGATTCGCGACGGGGCGGCGTCGCTCAGTAACGGCGACCTGTTGGCGATCTTGATCCGGGTGGGAATTCGCAACGAGTCGGCGATCGTCGGTGGCAATCGAATCGGCAATCGCTTTGCAGCCCGATTAGAAAAGTTGCCTCGCTGTGACCGAGACGAACTCCGCGAGATCACTCGGACAATCAATCGAGCCAGCTATGCGCAAATCATGGCGGGCATTGAATTGGGGCGACGCGTCGCAGCAGCCGAGGGAGACAATCGACAGGATAAAATCAAAATCACCAGCACCCAATCCGCTATCGAGTACTGCACCGCCGAATTTGCCAGATTGGCCACCGATGCGGTTCAGGAAGAATTCCACATCGTTTCCCTCGATACCAAGCACCAACCCATTCGCACGCACCAAATCACCGTGGGCACCCTCGATGCAAGTTTAGTCCATCCACGCGAAGTGTTTCGGCCAGCGATTCGCGATGCCGCTTCGGCCGTGTTACTGGTCCACAATCACCCCAGCGGGGACCCGACGCCCAGCCGCGAAGACATCCAGGTCACCGAACGCTTGACCGAAGCGGGCAAGTTGCTCGGAATCACGGTGCTGGACCACATCATTGTGGCAAGCCAGCGATGTTTGAGCATTCGCGAAGCTAGCTAA
- the nqrF gene encoding NADH:ubiquinone reductase (Na(+)-transporting) subunit F encodes METVLLGVAMFTVVVVALVLIILAAKSVLVASGPVKIRINNQKEIEVPAGGKLLGALADAGVFVSSACGGGGTCAQCKVKVESGGGEILATEKGHINKKEAAEGERLSCQVAVKQDMVVEVPAEAFETKKWECTVRSNNNVATFIKELVLELPAGEEVDFKAGGYIQIECPPHVVNYKDFDIDERFHEDWDKFNVWRYVSKVEEPVVRAYSMANYPGEQGIIMLNVRVASPPPRAPEGTPPGQMSSYIFNLKPGDKATISGPYGEFFIKDSKAEMIYIGGGAGMAPLRSHIFELFKRGKTDRKVSYWYGGRSSRELFYVDHFRKIEEQFPNFKFNIALSEPLPSDNWTGYKGFIHQVLLENYLKDHPAPEDIEYYICGPPMMNQAVFKMLDDLGVEPENIAYDDFGG; translated from the coding sequence ATGGAAACCGTCCTACTTGGCGTCGCGATGTTTACCGTCGTCGTCGTCGCACTTGTTTTGATCATTCTCGCAGCCAAGAGCGTGTTAGTCGCTTCAGGCCCGGTGAAGATCAGAATCAATAACCAAAAAGAAATTGAAGTCCCTGCCGGCGGCAAGCTGCTCGGGGCCCTCGCCGATGCAGGCGTGTTCGTTTCAAGCGCCTGTGGTGGCGGTGGAACGTGTGCCCAGTGCAAGGTCAAAGTCGAGTCCGGTGGCGGAGAGATTCTGGCCACCGAGAAAGGGCACATCAACAAGAAAGAAGCCGCCGAAGGCGAGCGTCTTTCTTGCCAAGTCGCTGTCAAGCAAGACATGGTTGTGGAGGTCCCTGCCGAAGCGTTCGAGACCAAGAAATGGGAATGCACCGTTCGCAGCAACAACAACGTTGCGACCTTTATCAAGGAATTGGTACTCGAATTGCCCGCCGGTGAAGAGGTCGACTTCAAAGCAGGTGGATACATTCAAATCGAATGCCCACCGCACGTGGTCAACTATAAAGACTTCGACATCGACGAACGCTTCCACGAAGACTGGGACAAGTTCAACGTTTGGCGTTATGTGTCCAAGGTCGAAGAGCCCGTCGTGCGTGCTTACTCGATGGCCAACTATCCCGGCGAACAGGGCATCATCATGCTGAACGTGCGTGTCGCATCGCCGCCACCACGCGCTCCCGAAGGTACCCCGCCCGGCCAAATGAGTAGTTACATCTTCAATTTGAAGCCAGGTGACAAGGCGACGATCAGCGGCCCGTACGGTGAGTTCTTCATCAAAGACTCCAAGGCTGAAATGATCTACATCGGGGGCGGTGCCGGAATGGCTCCGCTTCGTAGTCACATTTTCGAATTGTTCAAACGCGGTAAAACCGATCGCAAGGTATCCTATTGGTACGGCGGTCGAAGCAGTCGCGAGTTGTTCTACGTCGATCATTTCCGCAAGATCGAAGAGCAGTTCCCGAACTTCAAGTTCAACATCGCATTGTCCGAGCCGTTGCCCAGCGACAACTGGACGGGCTACAAAGGCTTCATCCATCAAGTGCTGCTCGAGAACTACTTGAAAGATCATCCGGCTCCGGAAGATATTGAGTACTACATCTGTGGGCCACCGATGATGAACCAAGCGGTCTTTAAGATGCTAGATGACCTTGGCGTCGAGCCGGAAAACATCGCCTACGATGACTTCGGCGGCTAA
- a CDS encoding phytanoyl-CoA dioxygenase family protein — translation MDRQIDAIPDHFDSIVNAACSVESKITAGQRASYERDGFLVLEQVIDSAAIDDIRHAIATLIANDSLPGENLFDACIRLNREDDKALHNVYKVSHQTAAMNRLRERCRELVTSLIPQDSGVLIDVDSHIIFCIPDSTRLTWGWHQESTYDVFDGKGINFCLPIFERATRENGSMSVLSGSHTKGKLPFIKMKNHENGATTLVPQGIEALEREFTEVLFEADPGDLVMFDRHLIHRSNSNRSPRPRVTAVIRFMQIETLPASFDKPY, via the coding sequence ATGGACCGACAAATTGATGCGATCCCCGATCACTTTGATTCCATTGTCAACGCCGCATGCAGCGTCGAATCGAAAATCACGGCGGGCCAACGAGCGAGTTATGAGCGAGACGGCTTTCTCGTGCTCGAGCAAGTCATCGATAGTGCGGCGATCGATGACATTCGCCATGCGATCGCCACGTTAATCGCCAACGATTCGCTGCCCGGCGAAAACCTCTTTGACGCATGCATCCGATTGAATCGCGAGGATGACAAGGCGCTCCACAACGTCTACAAGGTCAGCCATCAAACCGCCGCGATGAACCGCTTGCGTGAGCGCTGTCGCGAGCTGGTGACCAGCTTGATCCCCCAGGATTCGGGCGTCTTGATTGATGTCGATTCGCACATCATTTTCTGTATCCCCGACTCGACGCGTTTAACTTGGGGATGGCACCAAGAGAGCACCTATGATGTCTTCGATGGCAAAGGGATCAACTTTTGCCTGCCGATCTTTGAGCGTGCGACTCGAGAAAATGGTTCGATGAGCGTTCTCAGCGGCAGCCACACCAAGGGCAAGCTTCCATTCATCAAAATGAAGAATCACGAAAACGGCGCGACCACCTTAGTACCGCAGGGAATCGAGGCACTCGAACGCGAATTCACCGAAGTCTTGTTCGAAGCGGATCCAGGGGACCTCGTGATGTTCGATCGCCACTTGATCCATCGTTCGAACTCCAATCGCTCGCCGCGTCCACGCGTGACCGCCGTGATTCGCTTTATGCAAATCGAAACGCTCCCCGCCTCTTTTGACAAACCCTACTAG
- the nqrE gene encoding NADH:ubiquinone reductase (Na(+)-transporting) subunit E — translation MEHYLSILLKSIFVENLALAFFLGMCTFLAISKNVKTALGLGVAVIVIQAITVPANQVIYSCFLKKGALVWANSLISTSTIDFSTVDLSFLGFISYIGVIAAMVQILEMTLDKFFPPLYNALGIFLPLITVNCAILGASLFMEQRKYDFVESCFFGVGCGVGWALAIAALAGIREKMKYSDVPPPLRGLGITFITVGLMALAFMSFSGIQL, via the coding sequence ATGGAACATTACCTTAGCATTCTGCTCAAATCGATTTTTGTCGAGAACCTCGCACTCGCATTCTTTCTGGGGATGTGTACGTTCTTGGCGATCAGCAAAAATGTCAAAACCGCATTGGGTCTTGGCGTTGCGGTGATTGTCATCCAGGCGATCACGGTGCCAGCGAACCAAGTGATCTACTCGTGCTTTCTGAAGAAGGGAGCTCTCGTCTGGGCGAACAGTTTGATCAGCACGTCGACGATCGATTTTTCGACGGTTGACTTGTCGTTCCTCGGATTCATCAGTTACATCGGTGTGATCGCGGCGATGGTTCAGATTCTCGAGATGACGCTCGACAAGTTCTTCCCGCCGCTCTACAACGCGTTGGGAATTTTCTTGCCTTTGATCACCGTGAACTGTGCCATTTTGGGTGCCTCGTTGTTCATGGAACAACGCAAGTACGACTTTGTCGAATCGTGCTTCTTCGGCGTCGGATGTGGCGTTGGATGGGCATTGGCGATCGCGGCGTTGGCCGGGATTCGCGAGAAGATGAAGTACAGTGATGTGCCTCCGCCGCTGCGTGGTCTTGGAATCACCTTCATTACGGTGGGCTTGATGGCGTTAGCGTTTATGTCGTTCAGCGGTATTCAGCTGTAG